Proteins encoded within one genomic window of Streptomyces sp. NBC_01314:
- a CDS encoding alpha-ketoacid dehydrogenase subunit beta — translation MTTVALKPATMAQALNRALRDAMTADPTVHVMGEDVGALGGVFRVTDGLTKEFGEDRVTDTPLAEAGILGTAVGMAMYGLRPVVEMQFDAFAYPAFEQLISHVARTRNRTRGAMPLPITIRVPYGGGIGGVEHHSDSSEAYYMATPGLHVVTPATVADAYGLLRAAIASDDPVVFLEPKRLYWSKDSWNPEEPQAVEPIGRAVVRRAGRSATLLTYGPSVPVCLEAAEAATAEGWDLEVVDLRSLVPFDDETVAASVRRTGRAVVVHESGSYGGPGGEIAARVTERCFHHLEAPVLRVAGFDIPYPPPMLERHHLPGVDRILDAVGRLQWEAEN, via the coding sequence ATGACCACCGTCGCCCTCAAGCCCGCCACCATGGCGCAGGCGCTCAACCGCGCCCTCCGCGACGCCATGACCGCCGACCCCACCGTGCACGTCATGGGCGAGGACGTCGGCGCCCTCGGCGGTGTCTTCCGGGTCACCGACGGGCTCACGAAGGAGTTCGGTGAGGACCGGGTCACCGACACCCCGCTCGCCGAGGCGGGCATCCTCGGCACGGCCGTCGGCATGGCCATGTACGGGCTCAGGCCGGTCGTGGAGATGCAGTTCGACGCGTTCGCCTACCCGGCCTTCGAGCAGCTCATCAGCCACGTCGCCCGCACGCGCAACCGCACGCGCGGGGCGATGCCGCTGCCGATCACCATCCGCGTCCCGTACGGCGGCGGCATCGGTGGCGTCGAGCACCACAGCGACTCCTCCGAGGCGTACTACATGGCGACTCCGGGGCTCCATGTCGTCACGCCCGCCACCGTCGCCGACGCCTACGGTCTGCTGCGCGCCGCGATCGCCTCCGACGACCCGGTCGTCTTCCTGGAGCCCAAGCGCCTGTACTGGTCGAAGGACTCCTGGAATCCCGAGGAACCGCAGGCCGTCGAGCCGATCGGCCGCGCGGTCGTGCGCCGCGCCGGCCGCAGCGCCACGCTCCTCACCTACGGCCCGTCCGTGCCCGTCTGCCTGGAGGCCGCCGAGGCGGCCACGGCCGAGGGCTGGGACCTCGAAGTCGTCGACCTGCGCTCCCTGGTGCCCTTCGACGACGAGACGGTCGCCGCGTCGGTACGGCGGACCGGACGCGCGGTCGTCGTCCACGAGTCCGGCTCCTACGGCGGGCCGGGCGGCGAGATCGCGGCCCGCGTCACCGAGCGCTGCTTCCACCATCTGGAGGCGCCCGTGCTGCGCGTCGCCGGATTCGACATCCCGTATCCGCCGCCGATGCTGGAGCGGCACCATCTCCCCGGCGTCGACAGGATCCTGGACGCCGTGGGGCGCCTGCAGTGGGAGGCGGAGAACTGA
- a CDS encoding TrmH family RNA methyltransferase, which yields MNDPVKSPVSGSEDGPEDGRAVSPATASIVRPADDVLRAWRRLADAAVLLDGFHALKHAVRFGAEVPVAVTADRTAALALADELAPDVRDRLAQLLQEVPQEAYRALVPRPHPTAVAALAVRPSRAAHLAVLAHTPRTAPVVVLDNPRNLGNAGAVIRLAAGFGVTGVVTTGTMDPWHPTVVRGGAGLHFATAVERLEVADLPPGPLFALDPEGDDIRGLRLPDDAVLAFGSERSGLSAELRARTDHLLALPMRPQVSSYNLATSVAMTLYHWSTGSF from the coding sequence ATGAACGATCCGGTGAAGAGTCCGGTGAGCGGATCAGAGGACGGACCGGAGGACGGACGGGCGGTCAGCCCGGCGACCGCGTCGATCGTCCGTCCGGCGGACGACGTCCTGCGGGCCTGGCGCCGCCTCGCCGACGCCGCGGTCCTGCTCGACGGCTTCCACGCCCTCAAGCACGCCGTGCGCTTCGGTGCCGAGGTGCCGGTGGCCGTCACCGCCGACCGCACGGCGGCGCTCGCCCTCGCCGACGAGCTGGCCCCGGACGTACGGGACCGGCTCGCGCAGCTTCTCCAGGAGGTCCCGCAGGAGGCGTACCGGGCCCTCGTACCGCGACCGCACCCTACCGCCGTCGCCGCCCTGGCCGTACGCCCCTCGCGCGCGGCCCATCTGGCCGTCCTCGCCCACACCCCGCGCACCGCCCCCGTCGTCGTCCTCGACAACCCGCGCAACCTGGGCAACGCGGGGGCCGTGATCCGGCTGGCCGCCGGTTTCGGCGTGACCGGTGTGGTCACCACGGGCACCATGGACCCCTGGCACCCCACGGTCGTACGCGGTGGGGCGGGCCTGCACTTTGCGACCGCCGTCGAGCGCCTGGAGGTCGCCGACCTGCCACCCGGCCCGCTCTTCGCACTCGACCCCGAGGGCGACGACATCCGGGGCCTGAGGCTCCCGGACGACGCCGTCCTCGCCTTCGGCTCGGAACGCAGCGGCCTGTCCGCCGAACTCCGGGCACGAACCGACCACTTGCTGGCCCTCCCGATGCGCCCCCAGGTCTCCAGCTACAACCTGGCGACAAGCGTGGCGATGACGCTGTACCACTGGAGCACGGGTTCCTTCTGA
- a CDS encoding dihydrolipoamide acetyltransferase family protein: MAHVLEFKLPDLGEGLTEAEIVRWLVQVGDVVAIDQPVVEVETAKAMVEVPCPYGGVVTARFGEEGTELPVGAPLLTVAVGAPASGVTADEGSGNVLVGYGTGAPPARRRRVRPGEPIRSAVPAAPAVRLTTVDTTAVPVAAPECPDGPVPVISPLVRRLARENDLDLRKVHGSGPEGLILRADVEHALRAASAPVQAPRAVTAQPLAAPAAQPAPAGAPSATRIPLRGVRGAVADKLSRSRREIPDATCWVDADATELMRTRAALNTSGGPKISVLALLARICTAALARFPELNSTVDMEAREVVRLDQVHLGFAAQTERGLVVPVVRDAHTRNAESLGAEFARLTEAARTGTLTPGQLTGGTFTLNNYGVFGVDGSTPIINHPEAAMLGVGRIVPKPWVHEGELAVRQVVQLSLTFDHRVCDGGAAGGFLRFVADCVEQPAVLLRTL, encoded by the coding sequence ATGGCCCACGTGCTGGAGTTCAAGCTGCCCGACCTCGGTGAGGGGCTGACCGAGGCCGAGATCGTCCGCTGGCTGGTCCAGGTCGGGGACGTCGTCGCGATCGACCAACCGGTCGTCGAGGTCGAGACGGCCAAGGCCATGGTCGAGGTCCCCTGCCCCTACGGCGGGGTCGTCACCGCACGCTTCGGCGAGGAGGGCACGGAACTGCCCGTCGGGGCACCGCTGTTGACGGTGGCCGTAGGGGCGCCCGCCTCCGGCGTCACCGCCGACGAGGGCTCCGGGAACGTGCTGGTCGGATACGGCACCGGGGCACCACCGGCGCGACGCAGGCGGGTGCGGCCCGGGGAGCCGATCCGGTCCGCGGTGCCTGCCGCGCCGGCGGTGCGGCTCACCACCGTCGATACGACAGCCGTCCCGGTCGCCGCTCCCGAGTGCCCGGACGGACCCGTGCCGGTCATCTCCCCGCTCGTCCGCCGTCTCGCCCGCGAGAACGACCTGGACCTGCGGAAGGTGCATGGCTCGGGCCCCGAGGGGCTGATCCTGCGGGCGGACGTGGAGCACGCGCTGCGGGCCGCCTCGGCCCCGGTGCAGGCGCCGCGGGCCGTGACCGCGCAGCCGCTCGCCGCACCTGCCGCACAGCCCGCGCCCGCCGGGGCCCCCTCCGCCACCCGCATCCCCCTGCGTGGCGTCCGGGGCGCCGTCGCCGACAAGCTCTCCCGCAGCCGGCGCGAGATCCCCGACGCGACCTGCTGGGTGGACGCCGACGCGACGGAGCTGATGCGCACCCGTGCGGCGCTGAACACGTCCGGCGGTCCGAAGATCTCCGTCCTCGCACTGCTCGCCCGGATCTGCACGGCGGCGCTGGCCCGTTTCCCGGAGCTGAACTCGACGGTCGACATGGAGGCCCGCGAGGTCGTACGTCTCGACCAGGTGCACCTCGGGTTCGCCGCGCAGACGGAACGGGGGCTGGTCGTCCCCGTCGTGCGGGACGCGCACACCAGGAACGCGGAGTCGCTGGGCGCCGAGTTCGCCCGCCTGACCGAGGCGGCGCGGACCGGGACGCTGACGCCCGGCCAGCTGACCGGCGGGACCTTCACGCTGAACAACTACGGCGTCTTCGGCGTCGACGGGTCCACACCGATCATCAACCACCCCGAGGCCGCCATGCTCGGCGTCGGCCGCATCGTCCCCAAGCCCTGGGTGCACGAGGGCGAGCTTGCGGTACGGCAGGTCGTGCAGCTCTCGCTCACCTTCGACCACCGGGTCTGCGACGGCGGCGCGGCGGGAGGCTTCCTGCGGTTCGTGGCGGACTGCGTCGAACAGCCGGCGGTGCTGCTGCGCACACTCTGA
- the paaN gene encoding phenylacetic acid degradation protein PaaN — protein sequence MAAEPSAHALIAKHRPTLDQALEAIRTRAYWSPHPEHPKAYGENGSLGMAEGKAAFDALLGTRLDLGQPGTDDWVGGEVSPYGIELGVTYPHADIDTLLPAMKAGRRAWRDAGAEARAAVCLEILKRISDRTHEFAHAVMHTSGQAFMMAFQAGGPHAQDRGLEAVAYAYAEQVRTPDTAEWSKPQGKRDPLALTKKFKPVPRGTALVIGCNTFPTWNGYPGLFASLATGNAVLVKPHPRAVLPLALTVQVAREVLAEAGFDPNLVALAAERPGEGIAKDLATRPEIRIIDYTGSTSFGDWLEANARQAEVYTEKAGVNTVLVDSTDDYKGMLSNLAFSLSLYSGQMCTTPQNLLIPRDGITTDQGPRSYDEVVADLATSVGGLLGDDARANALLGAIVNPDVRTRLEAAASLGEVALASREISNPEFPGAVVRTPVIVKLDGARKYWERTEDEAAYMSECFGPVSFAVAVDSAADGLELLRRTIGDKGAMTVGAYTTSDEVAEAVEEVCLEECAQLSLNLTGGVYVNQTAAFSDFHGSGGNPAANAALCDGAFVANRFRVVEVRSEALR from the coding sequence ATGGCCGCCGAGCCGTCCGCGCACGCCCTGATCGCCAAGCACCGGCCCACCCTCGACCAGGCGCTGGAAGCGATCCGCACCCGCGCGTACTGGTCGCCCCACCCCGAGCACCCCAAGGCGTACGGCGAGAACGGCAGCCTGGGCATGGCCGAGGGCAAGGCCGCCTTCGACGCCCTCCTCGGCACCCGACTCGACCTCGGCCAGCCCGGCACCGACGACTGGGTGGGCGGCGAGGTCTCCCCGTACGGCATCGAGCTGGGCGTCACCTACCCGCACGCGGACATCGACACGCTGCTGCCCGCCATGAAGGCGGGCCGGCGCGCGTGGCGCGACGCGGGCGCGGAGGCGCGCGCGGCGGTGTGTCTGGAGATCCTCAAACGGATCAGCGACCGCACCCACGAGTTCGCCCACGCCGTCATGCACACCAGCGGCCAGGCCTTCATGATGGCCTTCCAGGCGGGCGGCCCGCACGCCCAGGACCGAGGCCTGGAGGCTGTGGCGTACGCGTACGCGGAGCAGGTCCGCACCCCGGACACCGCGGAGTGGAGCAAGCCCCAGGGCAAGCGCGATCCGCTCGCGCTCACCAAGAAGTTCAAGCCGGTGCCGCGCGGCACCGCCCTCGTCATCGGCTGCAACACCTTCCCGACGTGGAACGGCTACCCGGGCCTGTTCGCCTCCCTCGCCACCGGCAACGCGGTGCTCGTGAAGCCCCATCCGCGCGCGGTGCTACCGCTCGCCCTGACGGTTCAGGTCGCCCGCGAGGTCCTCGCCGAAGCCGGCTTCGACCCCAACCTGGTCGCGCTGGCCGCCGAGCGCCCCGGCGAGGGCATCGCCAAGGACCTGGCCACCCGCCCCGAGATCCGCATCATCGACTACACCGGTTCGACGTCCTTCGGCGACTGGCTGGAGGCCAACGCCCGCCAGGCGGAGGTCTACACGGAGAAGGCCGGCGTCAACACGGTGCTCGTCGACTCCACCGACGACTACAAGGGCATGCTCTCCAACCTGGCCTTCTCCCTGTCCCTGTACAGCGGCCAGATGTGCACCACCCCGCAGAACCTGCTCATCCCCCGCGACGGCATCACCACCGACCAGGGCCCCAGGTCCTACGACGAGGTCGTCGCCGACCTCGCCACCTCGGTCGGCGGCCTGCTGGGCGACGACGCGCGCGCGAACGCACTGCTCGGCGCGATCGTGAACCCCGACGTCAGGACCCGCCTCGAAGCCGCCGCGTCGCTCGGCGAAGTCGCCCTCGCCTCACGGGAGATCAGCAACCCGGAGTTCCCCGGCGCGGTCGTCCGTACACCGGTGATCGTGAAGCTCGACGGCGCGCGGAAGTACTGGGAGCGGACCGAGGACGAGGCCGCCTACATGAGCGAGTGCTTCGGGCCGGTGTCGTTCGCCGTGGCCGTCGACTCGGCCGCGGACGGCCTGGAGTTGCTGCGGCGGACCATCGGCGACAAGGGCGCGATGACCGTCGGCGCGTACACGACCTCCGACGAGGTGGCCGAGGCCGTCGAGGAGGTCTGCCTGGAGGAGTGCGCGCAGTTGTCGCTGAACCTCACGGGTGGGGTGTATGTGAACCAGACCGCGGCGTTCTCGGACTTCCACGGGTCCGGTGGGAATCCGGCGGCGAACGCGGCTCTGTGCGACGGAGCGTTCGTGGCCAATCGGTTCCGGGTGGTCGAGGTCCGGAGCGAAGCGCTCCGCTAG
- a CDS encoding 3-hydroxyacyl-CoA dehydrogenase, whose protein sequence is MTGLDPGSPVAVVGTGTMGQGIAQVALVAGHLVRLFDAVPGRAREAAEAVGARLDRLVAKDRMTAADRDAARARLHAAEGIADLADCGLVVEAVVERLDVKQELFRALEDVVGEDCLLATNTSSLSVTAIGGALRNPGRFVGLHFFNPAPLLPLVEVVSGFSTDFTSATRAYETARAWGKTPVACADTPGFIVNRIARPFYAEAFAVYESQAAEPVTIDAILRECGGFRMGAFELTDLIGQDVNESVTHSVWQAFFQDVRFTPSLAQRRLVESGRLGRKTGQGWYEYADDAERPEPHTAEPVPAPAYVVVEGDLGPAADLLPLIREAGIAVREDEEDHGTRFVLPSGGQLALADGQTSVEFRDVVYFDLALDYRRATRIALSASRDTSPQTLAEATGLFQALGKDVSVIGDAPGMIVARIVARIVDLAHDAVAKGVATKEDIDTAMRLGVNYPLGPFEWSRRLGRNWAYSLLDDLHLRDPSGRYAPSLALYRHAYASDKREGTSS, encoded by the coding sequence ATGACAGGACTCGACCCCGGCAGCCCCGTGGCCGTCGTAGGCACCGGCACCATGGGCCAGGGCATCGCCCAGGTCGCACTGGTCGCGGGCCACCTCGTACGGCTGTTCGATGCTGTTCCCGGCCGTGCGCGGGAGGCCGCGGAGGCGGTCGGCGCGCGGCTCGACCGGCTCGTCGCGAAGGACCGCATGACCGCCGCCGACCGGGACGCCGCGCGCGCCCGGCTGCACGCCGCCGAGGGCATCGCCGACCTCGCGGACTGCGGTCTCGTCGTCGAGGCGGTCGTGGAGCGGCTGGACGTCAAACAGGAGCTGTTCCGCGCGCTGGAGGACGTCGTCGGCGAGGACTGTCTGCTCGCCACCAACACCTCCTCCCTGTCCGTCACGGCCATCGGCGGCGCCCTGCGCAATCCGGGCCGTTTCGTGGGCCTGCACTTCTTCAACCCCGCGCCGCTGCTGCCCCTCGTCGAGGTCGTCTCCGGGTTCTCCACCGACTTCACGTCGGCCACGCGCGCGTACGAGACGGCCCGCGCCTGGGGCAAGACGCCGGTCGCCTGTGCCGACACCCCCGGCTTCATCGTCAACCGCATCGCACGCCCGTTCTACGCCGAGGCCTTCGCGGTGTACGAGTCCCAGGCCGCGGAGCCGGTCACCATCGACGCGATCCTGCGCGAGTGCGGTGGCTTCAGGATGGGCGCCTTCGAGCTGACCGACCTGATCGGGCAGGACGTCAACGAATCCGTCACCCACTCCGTGTGGCAGGCCTTCTTCCAGGACGTGCGTTTCACGCCCTCGCTGGCCCAGCGACGGCTCGTCGAGTCCGGCCGGCTCGGCCGCAAGACGGGGCAGGGCTGGTACGAGTACGCCGACGACGCCGAGCGCCCCGAGCCGCACACCGCCGAGCCGGTCCCGGCGCCCGCGTACGTCGTCGTCGAGGGTGATCTGGGCCCCGCGGCCGACCTGCTCCCGCTGATCCGGGAGGCGGGCATCGCCGTCCGCGAGGACGAGGAGGACCACGGCACCCGGTTCGTGCTGCCGAGCGGCGGCCAGCTGGCCCTCGCCGACGGGCAGACCTCCGTGGAGTTCCGGGACGTCGTCTACTTCGACCTCGCACTCGATTACCGCAGGGCCACCCGGATCGCCCTGTCCGCCTCCCGGGACACCTCGCCGCAGACCCTCGCGGAGGCCACCGGGCTCTTCCAGGCGCTGGGCAAGGACGTCAGCGTCATCGGGGACGCCCCCGGCATGATCGTCGCCCGCATCGTGGCGCGGATCGTCGACCTCGCGCACGACGCCGTCGCCAAGGGCGTGGCCACCAAGGAGGACATCGACACGGCGATGCGCCTGGGCGTCAACTACCCGCTGGGGCCCTTCGAATGGAGCCGCAGGCTGGGCCGCAACTGGGCGTACTCCCTCCTGGACGACCTGCACCTGCGCGACCCCTCCGGGCGCTACGCGCCCTCGCTGGCGCTCTACCGCCACGCCTACGCCTCCGACAAGCGGGAGGGCACCTCCTCATGA
- a CDS encoding Lrp/AsnC family transcriptional regulator — protein MAEPPEHGPALPPPRPLDAIDQDILRMLQADGRASIRSVAERVHVSRANAYARINRLIEDGVIRGFGARVNHERAGKGTSAYITLKIVQNSWRTVRDQLRQLSGAAHIALVGGDYDVLLLVHTSDNRALREVVLTKLQAIPEVLSTRTLLVFEEEDVEPEG, from the coding sequence ATGGCCGAGCCGCCGGAGCACGGCCCGGCCCTGCCGCCCCCTCGACCGCTGGACGCCATAGACCAGGACATCCTGCGCATGCTGCAGGCCGACGGGCGCGCCTCGATACGGTCCGTCGCCGAACGCGTCCACGTCTCCCGCGCCAACGCCTACGCCCGCATCAACCGCCTCATCGAGGACGGCGTGATCCGTGGCTTCGGGGCGCGCGTGAACCACGAGCGCGCCGGAAAGGGCACCTCGGCCTACATCACCCTCAAGATCGTGCAGAACTCCTGGCGCACGGTCCGCGACCAGCTGCGCCAGCTGTCCGGCGCCGCCCATATCGCCCTGGTGGGCGGCGACTACGACGTCCTGCTCCTGGTGCACACCTCGGACAACAGGGCCCTGCGCGAGGTCGTCCTCACCAAGCTCCAGGCCATCCCGGAGGTGCTCAGCACCCGGACACTGCTGGTGTTCGAGGAGGAGGACGTGGAACCGGAGGGCTGA
- a CDS encoding TetR/AcrR family transcriptional regulator — protein MTTAKRDTYTPETLLSVAVRVFNERGYDGTSMEHLSKAAGISKSSIYHHVTSKEELLRRAVSRALDGLFGILDEEPARAGRAVECLEHVVRRMVEVLMSELPYVTLLLRVRGNTDTERWALERRRDFDHRVAELLKAAAAEGDVRRDVEVRLATRLVFGMINSIVEWYRPDGRGMGEREVSDAVTHLVFAGLRAQD, from the coding sequence ATGACCACCGCCAAGCGCGACACGTACACCCCGGAGACACTGCTGTCCGTCGCGGTCCGGGTCTTCAACGAACGCGGCTACGACGGCACGTCCATGGAGCACCTCTCCAAGGCGGCCGGTATCTCCAAGTCGTCGATATACCACCACGTCACGAGCAAGGAGGAACTGCTGCGGCGGGCCGTCAGCCGGGCGCTGGACGGCCTCTTCGGAATCCTCGACGAGGAACCCGCGCGCGCGGGACGTGCGGTGGAGTGCCTGGAGCACGTCGTACGGCGCATGGTCGAGGTGCTCATGAGCGAGCTTCCCTACGTGACCCTGCTGCTGCGCGTGCGCGGCAACACCGACACCGAGCGCTGGGCCCTGGAGCGGCGCCGTGACTTCGACCACCGGGTCGCCGAGCTGCTGAAGGCCGCGGCCGCCGAGGGTGATGTGCGCCGTGACGTGGAGGTGCGCCTCGCGACCCGGCTCGTCTTCGGGATGATCAACTCGATCGTGGAGTGGTACCGGCCGGACGGGCGGGGCATGGGCGAGCGGGAAGTGTCCGACGCGGTGACGCACCTGGTCTTCGCGGGGCTTCGCGCCCAGGACTGA
- the pdhA gene encoding pyruvate dehydrogenase (acetyl-transferring) E1 component subunit alpha has translation MTVMEQRGAYRPTPPPAWQPRTDPAPLLPDALPYRVLGTDAAADADPALLRRLYAELVRGRRYNTQATALTKQGRLAVYPSSTGQEACEVAAALVLEERDWLFPSYRDTLAAVARGLDPVQALTLLRGDWHTGYDPHEHRVAPLCTPLATQLPHAVGLAHAARLKGDDVVALALVGDGGTSEGDFHEALNFAAVWQAPVVFLVQNNGFAISVPLAKQTAAPSLAHKAVGYGMPGRLVDGNDAAAVHQVLAEAVAHARAGGGPTLVEAVTYRIDAHTNADDATRYRGDAEVETWRGHDPIALLEHELTERGLLDEDGVRAAHDAAETMAADLRERMNQDPVLDPMDLFAHVYAEPTPQLREQEALLRAELAAEREGAHR, from the coding sequence ATGACGGTCATGGAGCAGCGGGGCGCGTACCGCCCGACACCGCCGCCCGCCTGGCAGCCCCGCACGGACCCCGCGCCGCTGCTGCCCGACGCGCTGCCGTACCGCGTGCTCGGCACGGACGCGGCGGCCGACGCCGACCCCGCGCTGCTGCGCCGGCTCTACGCCGAGCTCGTGCGCGGTCGGCGCTACAACACGCAGGCCACGGCCCTGACCAAGCAGGGCAGGCTCGCCGTCTACCCCTCCAGCACCGGCCAGGAGGCCTGCGAGGTCGCCGCCGCGCTCGTCCTCGAAGAGCGGGACTGGCTCTTCCCCAGCTACCGCGACACCCTCGCCGCCGTCGCCCGTGGCCTCGACCCCGTGCAGGCGCTCACGCTGCTGCGCGGCGACTGGCACACCGGTTACGACCCGCACGAGCACCGCGTCGCACCCCTGTGCACCCCGCTCGCGACCCAGCTCCCGCACGCCGTGGGCCTCGCGCACGCCGCCCGCCTCAAGGGCGACGACGTGGTGGCGCTCGCCCTGGTCGGCGACGGCGGCACCAGTGAGGGCGACTTCCACGAGGCGCTCAACTTCGCCGCCGTCTGGCAGGCCCCGGTCGTCTTCCTCGTCCAGAACAACGGCTTCGCGATCTCCGTCCCGTTGGCGAAACAGACTGCGGCCCCGTCGCTTGCCCACAAGGCCGTCGGCTACGGGATGCCGGGCCGCCTGGTCGACGGCAACGACGCGGCGGCCGTGCACCAGGTGCTCGCCGAAGCGGTGGCCCACGCGCGCGCGGGCGGCGGTCCCACGCTGGTCGAGGCGGTGACGTACCGCATCGACGCCCACACCAACGCCGACGACGCGACCCGCTACCGGGGCGACGCCGAGGTCGAGACCTGGCGTGGGCACGACCCGATCGCCCTCCTGGAGCACGAGCTGACCGAGCGCGGCCTCCTCGACGAGGACGGCGTCCGGGCCGCCCACGACGCCGCCGAGACGATGGCGGCCGACCTGCGCGAGCGCATGAACCAGGACCCCGTCCTCGACCCCATGGACCTCTTCGCCCACGTCTACGCCGAACCCACCCCCCAACTGCGCGAACAGGAGGCCCTGCTCAGGGCCGAGCTGGCGGCGGAACGAGAAGGGGCGCACCGATGA
- a CDS encoding NTP transferase domain-containing protein has protein sequence MTAYEPPGGPGTEAFDAVVLAGGAARRLGGADKPAVRVGGRALLDRVLTACAGAGATVVVAEPRPTARPVLWAREEPPGGGPLAALDAGLRHTTAPYVVVLSADLPFLAEETVRRLLDTLSDSAGPADGVLVTDPDGRDQPLVAAYRAEAVRRELTRLAAEHGSLTGLPLRRLTAALRLTRITDPVASFDCDTWDDIAAARARIREHGHVLDEWISAVKDELGIDLDVDITELLDLARDAAHSVARPAAPLTTFLIGYAAAKAGGGPEAVTEAARKASALALRWADEDTPDAKPDTEPDVKPDTEPGAAPGTGHSTGPATG, from the coding sequence GTGACCGCGTACGAGCCCCCGGGCGGCCCCGGTACCGAGGCGTTCGACGCCGTCGTGCTCGCCGGAGGCGCCGCCCGGCGGCTCGGCGGCGCCGACAAGCCCGCCGTGCGCGTAGGCGGACGGGCCCTGCTCGACCGGGTGCTGACCGCCTGCGCCGGGGCCGGAGCGACCGTCGTCGTCGCCGAACCCCGGCCCACCGCGCGACCCGTTCTCTGGGCCCGCGAGGAACCCCCGGGCGGCGGCCCTCTCGCCGCGCTGGACGCCGGACTCCGGCACACCACCGCGCCGTACGTCGTCGTCCTCTCCGCCGACCTGCCGTTTCTGGCCGAGGAGACGGTACGGCGACTGCTCGACACCCTCTCGGACAGCGCGGGCCCCGCCGACGGCGTCCTGGTCACCGACCCCGACGGCCGCGACCAGCCCCTCGTGGCCGCCTACCGGGCCGAGGCCGTGCGCCGTGAGCTCACGCGGCTCGCCGCCGAGCACGGAAGCCTCACCGGGCTCCCTCTGCGGCGGCTGACCGCCGCACTGCGCCTCACCCGCATCACCGACCCGGTCGCGTCCTTCGACTGCGACACCTGGGACGACATCGCCGCCGCCCGCGCACGGATCAGGGAGCATGGCCACGTGTTGGATGAATGGATTTCCGCAGTCAAGGACGAGCTGGGGATCGACCTCGACGTCGACATCACCGAACTGCTCGACCTCGCCCGTGACGCCGCCCACAGTGTGGCCCGGCCCGCCGCTCCGCTGACGACGTTCCTGATCGGCTACGCCGCGGCCAAGGCCGGGGGAGGCCCCGAGGCGGTCACCGAGGCCGCCCGTAAGGCGTCCGCCCTGGCCCTCCGCTGGGCCGACGAGGACACCCCCGACGCCAAGCCGGACACCGAGCCGGACGTCAAGCCGGACACCGAGCCCGGCGCCGCGCCCGGCACCGGCCACAGCACCGGCCCGGCCACCGGATGA